The Acinetobacter chinensis genomic sequence AGGCAACACAGACCAGGAAAATAACCAGACCAATACCACCTTCACGCAGTTTAGCAAAATTGGCACTCAGACCAATGGATGCAAAGAAAATCAGCATGAAACTGGTTTGCAGTTCACTGCTGGTGGTAATGCTGTATCCCCATAAATTATGGACAAGCAATGAAATCACCGCTGCAACAAGACCACCGGCAACAGGTTCAGGAATATTGTATTTTTTAAGAAATTCAATATTGTTGACAAGAAAACGTCCAAGTAGAAGGACAATAACCGCTGCTATCAGCGTATAAAACGCGTTAAAAGTGAATTCCATGGGAAAGTCCCTTGTATATCATGAATACTTTTTGTTTCACAGTCTGACCAAATATCATTTCAGATAAGCATCCCTGGACTGTTTTTGATCAGTTCTGTACAGATTCAAATCTAAGTTATTCAGTGCATTCTGCAATTAGAATAATGTAAATCAGATCACATTTTTAAATTTCTGTGAACAGATCAATTATTCCGTCATCAATTGAAAATATTTAATTTTTCCAGCTAAGTACTGACAAAAAAGTAAACGCTTTTACGCATATTGAGGAAGATGCGATACAGCAGTTTCAGCGTATGGGTATTCACTGTTCTTTGCTGTACAGGCTTAAAACTGAGGGATAATCTCATTATAAGCTCCTTACAAGTAAGATCCTTTTCAGTCTTGATTCGACTTAAGCAGGATAAATCTGAGGGTTAAAAAAGGTGTAAAAGGGCGACATTATGCAGTTTTTTTAAAAATTGTCTTCATTTTTTTACATTTTTTATTATAAATCTGACTTATTCATTTTTAATCTTAATATTCCTGCGAAATACTCAGCATTTTCATAAAAGTGACAGCCTGTACGTCCATCACTGTTTTTCAGACATAAAAAAAGAGGTGATCAATCACCTCTTTTTGAACTTTAAGACCGATGCAGCTTAGAAGCTGTATTTAGCCATCAAGCCTACACGGTTATCTTTATAAGATTTACCTGCAAATGTTTCACGCTTACCATTGATATATTCAACACCCAGGTCAATTGGTTTAGCTGGTGAATAAATCACGTTTAGCCATGCCTGTTGAACTTTTTCATTACCTAACTGATTTGCTTTTGCATAACCATTGTCATCATCAGCAAACATACCACCATAAGCCAGTGTTGTACGTAAGTTAGGCAGCACTTTATAAGTTGCGCCAACCTGAGCTGCATTAAACTCATTCTGTTTAATATTATTGTTTGCATCAACTACATAAGCCGAGTTACTGCCATACATATAATTGCTGTTACCTTTTACATGTGTAAAATCAGCAAATACTTTTAATGGATCTGTCAGCTGGTAATTTGCACCAACTGCAATACCCCAACCAGTTTTGTCATCCTTTGCAGTTTCTGACTTATAATTTTCAGCCAGTACGCGTGCAGTTGCTGTACCTTTTCCATCTGCAAAGCCCTGAGTAAGCTTAGCAGTCAGTACAGGTAAACGATATTTCAAATCAGCTGCAGCTCCTTCGACATCAGCAAGAGTTGCCATGCCTGCCTTACTGTTACCTTCTTCGGCAGCAATAAATAACTGAGTTTGTGGCGCAAGATTAAGTCCATAACGAACCTGAGGAATACGCGTAGTACCACCACCAATGTTAGTTGCGAAGTCAATCATTTCAGGTGCATGACCTGCCAGGAAGTTCGACGTTGTCTGACCGAATAACCAGTTGTTTAAAGTTAAATAAGCGTGACGGATACGCAGATTTTCATTCGCTCCGTTACCTGCAAAATCCACTTCAACCTTACCACCAACTTTGTCATCGCCTACTGGAGTGTTAAAATCAAGACCTAAACGGGTCGTTTTTGCTGTTGCACGTAATTTATCTTTTGTTGCACCAGTACTTTTATGAACAGAGCCGAAGTCATCGTCTGCACCTTCAAGGATATAGTTTGCATCACCACGTACAAAACCGTACAGGTTAATTTCTGCACCGCCTTTGGATTTCATTGAAAACGGTGATGCAGGCTTAGTTGAAGGTGCTATAACCTGTGGCTGTGCTTTAACTTCAGCAATCTGAACCTGTTGCTGCTGCTGAACCTGATTCTGCTGTTGAACCATACTTTTCAGAGATTCAATTTCCTTACGCAGTTGCTGAATCTGCTCCTGCTCAGTTTTACCTGCATGAGCACCAGTTACCATCACAGCTGATACAGCAAGCGCAAGACCCTGCGCGATAAATTTACCGTTAAGTAAGTGACCCATTTTTGTCTCCAGAATTATAATCTTCGCATCCGTGCTTGATGACTTTTTGCTCTAAAATCAAATGAAAATTCACGATTAAATAAAAAATCCACCAACAAAAACCATCGCACTTTATGCATAACAGAACAGTGAAAAAGTTTTTAAAATTTGCTAAAAAAACACATCATGTGATCTACACACCCGTCAAATCTAACAACTTCCATTAATAATTAAAATCAGTTTTACCGAACAAAAATAAACAATTAATCCATTTTTCAGATTAATATTATAAAAATATTAATATATTCTGTAACTTATATTTTCTTTACAATTCTCTTAAAGTACATTTATTAGACTATTGTATATATTACAAACAGCTAAAAAACTCATTTTTAAAGGATTTTTTATGAATCTGGATCAGGTTCGTCTTGTTGACAATGCCATTTCAACCCGTCATTCAGTACGTGCTTTTTTAAATACCCCTGTCAGTTCTGAGACCATTAAGGACATTCTGACCGTTGCCAGCCGTGCCCCATCGGGAACAAATACCCAGCCATGGAAAGTCTATGTTGTCACAGGTCAAAAAAGGGCTGAAATGATCGAAAGAGTCTGTGCAGCTCAGATTGAATTATTTAATAACCCTGCCCTGGCATCAGAATATAAAGAGACCTTTTCCTATTATCCTGAGACCTGGATTTCTCCATATATCGACCGTCGTCGTGAAAATGGATGGGGGTTGTATGGGTTGCTGAACATCCAGAAAGGTGAAAAAGAAAAAATGGCTGCACAACAGTTACGTAATTATCAACTGTTTGATGCACCTGTCGCGCTGTATTTTACGGTCAATAAAGCAATGGGAATCGGATCAAAAATGGACATTTCCATGATGATTCAGAATGTCATGACTGCGGCTAAAGCCCGTGGACTGGACACCTGTCCACAAGCTGCATGGAACCATTTTCATCCGATTGTTATGGATGTACTGCAAGCACCTGAAGATGAAGAACTGGTCTGTGCCGTGGCATTGGGCTTTGCAGATCCTGACCATATTGTGAATACTTTTATCACTCCGCGGGTACCTGTTGAAGACTTTGCTGTTTTTCTGGATGAATAGATTCTGAGCCTGTTTTAGAGCTTCATCAAAATCCTCCTGCAGATAAAGGGGGATTTTTACTTTCAGATACAGTCTGATGAACTCATAAAACGGTACCTTGCTGCTGATATCTTAAATTCAGTCTGTATATGGCATACAGTCCCGCTGAAATAAACAGCAGCATCAGCAGTCCCATATTGAACAGCGCACTCCAGACCAGAAAGTTCAGAATAACACCGCCCATTAAACCACAGGCGAACTGAAAACTGCCCATAATGGCACTTGCAGTCCCAGCTCTTGCGCCCTGCTCTGACATTGCAAGTGCCATGGCATTAGGCCCTGTAAATCCAATTCCTGATACAGCCAGAAATAGTCCGCCCATTACAATCCACAAAGGAGCTGCCGGCAATACACCTGCAATGATCAGAGTCACTGCACCACTCATCTGAATCGCACCGCCTGTTTTTAAACGCTGCAATATGCCAAATTTCCCTGCTAATTTTTTATTGAGGGTTGAAAACAGCATGATACCAAAAGCATTGACACCAAATGCGATTGCAAAATGCTGCTGACTCATACCATAACCATCCATCAGTACAGCAGAAGATGAGCTGATATAACAGAACATTGCCCCACCGGTGAAACAGCCTGCCAGCATGGGCCATCTGAATCCTGGATCTTTTAAAATTGCAGCATAAAGCGTCAGTACCTGATTCAGGTTTAAATGCAGGCGACGTTCTGGTACCAGAGTTTCTTTAAAAAAGAAGTGGACACAGAACAGACAGACTGCTCCCATTAAAATCAGAAACACAAAAATGGCATGCCAGCTGAAAAAATTCAGCACCAGTGCGCCCAGACTCGGTGCAATCACAGGGGCTATCCCCATCACAATCATCATACTGGCAAAAGCCTGAGCGGATGCCTGTACATCCAGCCGGTCACGGATCGCAGCACGTGCTATCACCACGCCAACACAGCCCCCAAGAGCCTGAAGAATACGGGCTGCAATCAGACTCCATTCATGACTTGCCATAAGGCACAGCAGACTGGCTGTAATATAGAGTATCAACCCAAAATAGAGCGGTTTCTTCCGCCCGATTCTGTCACTGACCGGACCATAGATCAGCTGTCCCAGTGCAAGCCCCAGGAAATATGCAGGCAGCGTATTTGCCATCATCTGGGTACTGACACCGAAATCTGTTGCCATCTGTGGCAATGCAGGCAGATACATATCAATGGACAATGGTCCAAGTGATGTCAGTAATGCCAGCAACATGATCCATGACGTGGAGTATTGTCTGTTTGGGCGTTGATCTGCTATATCCATATTTCTTTTTTAAATGGCTCTTGTGCAGACAAGATTACATTGTTCAGCGTATTATTTCTGCATGCTCTAAGTGAAGTTTCACATATTCACAGACAAGCGCATAATTTACATACAGCCTAACACGAAGGATCTCTGGTGAAACCCTGGCTAAAAAGACTGAAACAGGCGACCTACAATACCACTTTCATGTATAACATCCGCATGATCATTGCCTTCTCAGGAACTGCTTTTGTCCCTTATTTCATGGGATATCAGCTGGCAACCATCCCACTGACTCTGGGCGTGGTAGCTGCTGGATTAAGTGATATTGATGACCGATTTTCAGTCAGGATCATGAACCTGATTTATACCTATATCGGCTTTTTTGTCACAGCCGCTTCCATTCAGTTTCTGTTTCCTTACCCTGTTCTTTTTGCTTTTGGTCTGATTGTTTCCTGTATTGGATGGATTCTGCTGGGGTCTCTGGGCAGGCGTTATGCCACGATTGCCTATGGCTGCCTGGTCATTTCTGTTTATTCCATGCTGGGTGTGCATCTGTTTGATCAATGGTATGTCCAGCCCACCCTGCTGGTTGCGGGTGCAGCATGGTACGGACTGATCTCCACCATCAGTTTTCTGCTGTTTCCTGTCCGTCAGGTACAGGACAAACTGTCACAGTGTTATTCCTCACTGGGCGATTTTCTGTTTGCAAAATCCAACCTGTTTGATGTTGATATGACACCGGACAGTTACCAGCAAAGCATGATTGAGCTGTCCATGGAAAATGGTCGGCTGATCGGCATTTATAATGAAATGAAAACTGCACTGCTGACCCGACTGAAAGGTGACCGTGGACAGAAAGATACCCGTCGCAGTCTTCAGTATTATTTTGTTGCTCAGGATATTCATGAACGGGCAGACTCTGCTCATATTGATTATCAGAAACTGGCAAAAATCTTTGAGCACAGCGATATTCTGTTCCGCTTTCAGCGCATTCTGTCTATACAGGGGAAAGCCTGTAAAGATTTGAGCGAAAGCATCTTAAACCGAGAGATTTATCAGCATAATCATCGCTTTAAACACGCCTTTGAAAATCTGAAATATTCACTTGAAAGATTAAGAAAAGATCCTCAGTACGATCAGGTCTGGGTTAATGCCCTGTTTTCACTGTACCAGAACCTGAAGTCTGTCGATGCTCAGCTCAGAAACCTGGAAACTGAACGCAATATCAGTGCAGACAAAACCCGACATATTGAACACCAGCTCAAAGACGATGACTTAAAAGGCTGGGATGATATTGTCATCCGTATCAAACAGAATCTGAGTCCAGAATCCGTACTGTTCCGACATGCAATACGGGTGTCCATTGTGCTGTTCATCGGTTATATTTTTGTACAGTTGACCGGTATTGAATATGGTTACTGGATTCTCCTGACTGCCCTGTTTGTCAGTCAGCCAAACTTCAATGCGACAAAACGCAGGTTAAGACTGCGGATTACCGGAACACTGTCCGGCATTATTATTGGTTATGCCATTCTGTATTTTGTACCTTCCATCGAAGGTCAGCTGGTGATTCTGATTTTAAGTGGCGTGCTGTTTTTTGAATTACGCAGTAAACAGTATGCCCAGGCAACAGCATTTATCACCATTCTGGCACTGATCAACTTTAATCTGGATGGACTGGGTTTTGCTGCGGCATTCCCGCGTATGCTCGATACACTGATCGGTTGTGCACTGGCCTGGTTCGGTGTCAGCTTTATCTTTCCTGACTGGAAATTCCGCAGATTGCCACGAACTATCCGTCGTTCACTGACGGCACAGTGCGATTATCTTGCTGAGGTGATTGAACAGTATAAACATGGCAGAAATAACGGTCTGAAATACCGTATTGTCCGTCGTGCAGCACATAACACCGATGCCGAAGTTGCCTCACTGATTTCCACACTGGCGACTGAACCTGATTTTGATCCCGTTCAGAAAACCCATGCTTTTGAATTTCTGTGCCTGAATCACACCCTGATCAGTTATATAGCAGCATTAGGCGCACATCGTGAAAAAATTGAAGACACTGAAGTTCTGCAATTACTCGATCAAGCCTTTGAGGATATCAAAGGAGCACTGCTGAATGATGAAGTCCCTGATCTGAGTGCGCAGAACATGCTGCAGACCATTCGCCAGCAACTCAGCCAGAACCATACAGAAGACCAGAAGTCACTGATTATTCTGCAACAGTTATCGCTGATGCTCGGCATACTGAATCAGCTGAGTCAGCTGAAGCAGAATCTGAGTCATGAACGCGACCTGGATGCAACCGAATTTGCCTCATTGTAATCTGGGTAATTTTGGAACAATATACTCACTGAATTACTGTATTTAATGCTAAACTTTTTAAAGTTATAAATTTGTTAGTTTACTATGACCACCAAGACCCAATACGCCTATACTTTACAGCCTGTTTCTTATGAAGTTTCTGAAGAAGAACAGCGCAATGCCCAGCTGGTACTGTCCCGCAGCAACTACAAAATTGGAAATAAAGCCTGGATGATTATGGGCGCAGTTGTTGCCCTGGCTCTGCTCGGACTGATTTTCATTAAAAACTATTCGACAGTTTTCTGTTGGGTAGCCCTCGTCTGTGTGGCTATTTATTTTCTGGTCCGTAAATTCGGTATCGAATGGTACGTCAAACGCAAAATTAAAGAAGTTCCTGTTCAGGAAATCAAAGGCATCCGCTTAGGCGTTCAACCTCACGGTTTATCCATGCAGCAACAGGTTGGTATGCAGCAAGGCACAATGACTGTGGGCTGGAAAGACATTTACGAATGGTACAACACGCCTGAATTCATCCTGGTCAATTTCAAAGTGAAAGGTCAGCAAGGTGCATATATTCTGCCAAAACGTATGGACTCCAAAAACTTTCCATTCACCACGATCCGCAAACATTTAAAAGAAACTGTAGGCGAACCTAAACAGGCTTAAACCTGCTAGCAGTCTCTTTAAAAAGCCTCCTTCGGGAGGTTTTTTGTTTTCCGGTCAGCCCTGCTTAATAAAAATGATAATGAGAATACATATTACCTACAAAATCCACATTATCTTCTGATTCTTCGTTTATAATTCACCGCATTCCTCATTCTCAGTCATATTGTGTCATCATGCTGAAAAAAATATTCTTCCAGATTCACTGGTTTCTCGGCATTACAGCTGGTCTCATTCTTTCCATTATGGGTGTAACCGGTGCCATTTATTCTTATGAACAACCCATTCAGAAATGGATGAACCCCGCGAGCTATACTGTTCAGGCAGAAAGTCATGCCAAACTGAGCCCTGCACAGATTTATCAGCATTTTCAGACCACACAGCCTGAGATGAAAATCAACAGCATCACCATTGCAAGCAGCCCAACTGAATCTTCCAGTATCAACATTGAAAAAGAAGGTGCACGTAAGGGCTACAATATGATGATCAACCCTTATTCAGCAGAAATTTTACCGGAAATCAAGGGACGTGATTTTTTCCAGTTTATACAGCAGCTGCATCGCAATCTGACTGTAGGACCTGTAGGAAAACAGATTACAGGGGCATGTACCCTGATTCTGATCTTTTTTGTTCTGAGTGGTTTATATCTTCGCTGGCCAAAAAAACATTCCATAAAACAATGGCTCGCAGTCAAACCTAAACTTAAAGGTCGTAACTTCCTATGGGATCTGCATGCTGTTGCAGGCACCTGGGTCATTATTTTTTATCTGATGCTGGCATGTACCGGTCTTTACTGGTCTTATGACTGGTGGCGCAACGGTATGTTTGCTGTGCTGGGGGTTGAGAAACCTCAGGCTGAAATGCAGGCTAAAGGCGGTAAGGAAAATAAAAAAGCGGATCAGCACAAACAGCAGAATCATGAAAAAGACAAAAAAGGACTGCAGCCAGAACAGATCAGCTATGCTCTTACCCAGTCCTGGACAGGATTTAATGCACAGATTCAGCGTCCATACTCAACACTGACCCTGAACATTCCCAAAAAATCGGATGGCAATGTCGAGCTCAGCTTCGTCGATGCTGTTCCACAGCATGAACGTGCCCGTAACAAGGCAACTTATAACTATCAAAGCTCATCTGTTCAGAAAATTGAACTGTACGAAGACAAACAGCTGAATGAAAAAATCATGAGCAGTATGTTACCTGTACACCGTGGCAGCTTCTTCGGTCCTGTCTACCAGTTCCTGGCAGCCGTAGCCGCCCTGATCATGCCTTTGTTCTTTGTCACGGGGTGGATGCTTTATCTGAAACGACGCAAACAGAAAAAACTGACTCTTGCTGCCAGAAACAGCTCTGCTGCCGTTATGGTTGATCCAGATGCCAAGGCATGGCTGATTGCGTATGCCACACAGACCGGTGTTTCTGAACAGCTTGCATGGCGTACCGCAACCAGTCTTCAGGAAGCCCGCCAGCCTGTAACAGTTAAATCTGTCCAGCACCTGACCGCTGATGATCTGAAGAATACTCAGCAGCTGCTGATCATTGCCAGTACTTATGGCACAGGTGAAGCACCGGATCTTGCATCGGGTTTTGTACGAAAAGTAATGAATCAGTCCGTAGATTTAAGCCATCTTCAATATGCAGTACTTGCACTGGGTTCAAAAGAATATGCAGACACTTTCTGCAGTTTTGGACACAGCATCGACCAGTGGTTAAGCCAGCAAGGTGCATCTGCATTCTTCCCTGCTATTGAAGTTGACAATGCCAGTCCTGAAGCCATTCAACAATGGAATCTGGCATTAGCCAAAGTCAGTAAACTGGAACTTCAATCCATGCAGATCAGTAAAACGTTTGATCCATGGATTTTAAAACAGCGTACATTGTTGAATCCTGACAGCCTGGGTGCTCCTGCATTCAACATCGAACTGATGCCACAACACGAAGTCAGCTGGCAGGCTGGTGATATTGCTGAAATTCAACCTGGTAACAGTGCAGAACGTATTCAGCAGTTCATGTTGCGCTATCAGATTTCATCGGGTCAGATGGTTGAGCCACTGAATATCAGCATCGAACAGGCACTCTGGGACAAAGATCTGACAGTAGAGATTGAACCTTTTGCCAATATGGAACACCTGCTGGAGCAATTACCAGCCCTGCCATCACGTGAATATTCCATTGCAAGCATTCCTGCTCAGCAGATTTTACGTCTCGTGGTTCGTCAGCAGCCCGACTCGCAAGGAAACACCGGTTTAGGTTCAGGCTGGTTAACCCAGCATGCAGCCGTCAACCAGCCTGTTGCACTGCGCATCCGCACCAATGAATCTTTCCACCTGATTCATGATAACCGCCCGGTTATTCTGATTGGTAATGGAACAGGCATTGCAGGACTCATGAGTCTGCTCAGTGCCCGTATCAGAGCGGATTACACTGACAACTGGCTGATCTTTGGTGAGCGCCAGCGTGAACATGACTTTTTCTATCAGAGCACTATTGAGGCATGGCAGACTACAGGTATGCTGAAACATCTGGATCTGGCATTTTCACGTGACCAGGATGAAAAAATCTATGTGCACCATAAACTGCGTGAACAGGCTGCTGAACTGAAACAGTGGATTGATCAGGATGCTGTTATCTATGTCTGTGGCAGTATCAACGGTATGGCAAGTGATGTTGATCAGGCACTGATTGATATTCTGGGTGCGCCACTGGTCGATCAGCTCCGTAATGACGGACGATACCGCCGGGATGTGTATTAACACCGATCACTGAACAACAAAATCCAGATAAAAAACCAGGCTTAGACCTGGTTTTTTATTATATGGATTCAGCATATCATCAATGCCAGAGCAGATTGATCAAACAATTAAGGTACAGAATGAAGTTTTTCCATTCACAGCATTCGCGATTCAGACAGATAAGTTGCCTGCTCACAGGTCTTCTCCTGTTTGCAAATGGGACATATATGCTGATGCTGAAAAAAGTCCATCTGGGCACCCTGTTACCTTTATTCATCGGTATTTTACTGATCGGATATGCTGTGTTTTATTCGATTATTCAGAAACAGCTGAACGGAAATAAAAAGCTCCGATCAACAGTTAAATCCTTATGGATACTGTTTTATCTATGGATATTCAGTGTGCTGTGCTTCTTCAGTTATATTGCATTAAATATTGAGAACGCC encodes the following:
- a CDS encoding DcaP family trimeric outer membrane transporter; translated protein: MGHLLNGKFIAQGLALAVSAVMVTGAHAGKTEQEQIQQLRKEIESLKSMVQQQNQVQQQQQVQIAEVKAQPQVIAPSTKPASPFSMKSKGGAEINLYGFVRGDANYILEGADDDFGSVHKSTGATKDKLRATAKTTRLGLDFNTPVGDDKVGGKVEVDFAGNGANENLRIRHAYLTLNNWLFGQTTSNFLAGHAPEMIDFATNIGGGTTRIPQVRYGLNLAPQTQLFIAAEEGNSKAGMATLADVEGAAADLKYRLPVLTAKLTQGFADGKGTATARVLAENYKSETAKDDKTGWGIAVGANYQLTDPLKVFADFTHVKGNSNYMYGSNSAYVVDANNNIKQNEFNAAQVGATYKVLPNLRTTLAYGGMFADDDNGYAKANQLGNEKVQQAWLNVIYSPAKPIDLGVEYINGKRETFAGKSYKDNRVGLMAKYSF
- a CDS encoding nitroreductase — translated: MNLDQVRLVDNAISTRHSVRAFLNTPVSSETIKDILTVASRAPSGTNTQPWKVYVVTGQKRAEMIERVCAAQIELFNNPALASEYKETFSYYPETWISPYIDRRRENGWGLYGLLNIQKGEKEKMAAQQLRNYQLFDAPVALYFTVNKAMGIGSKMDISMMIQNVMTAAKARGLDTCPQAAWNHFHPIVMDVLQAPEDEELVCAVALGFADPDHIVNTFITPRVPVEDFAVFLDE
- a CDS encoding multidrug effflux MFS transporter — its product is MDIADQRPNRQYSTSWIMLLALLTSLGPLSIDMYLPALPQMATDFGVSTQMMANTLPAYFLGLALGQLIYGPVSDRIGRKKPLYFGLILYITASLLCLMASHEWSLIAARILQALGGCVGVVIARAAIRDRLDVQASAQAFASMMIVMGIAPVIAPSLGALVLNFFSWHAIFVFLILMGAVCLFCVHFFFKETLVPERRLHLNLNQVLTLYAAILKDPGFRWPMLAGCFTGGAMFCYISSSSAVLMDGYGMSQQHFAIAFGVNAFGIMLFSTLNKKLAGKFGILQRLKTGGAIQMSGAVTLIIAGVLPAAPLWIVMGGLFLAVSGIGFTGPNAMALAMSEQGARAGTASAIMGSFQFACGLMGGVILNFLVWSALFNMGLLMLLFISAGLYAIYRLNLRYQQQGTVL
- the yccS gene encoding YccS family putative transporter — translated: MKPWLKRLKQATYNTTFMYNIRMIIAFSGTAFVPYFMGYQLATIPLTLGVVAAGLSDIDDRFSVRIMNLIYTYIGFFVTAASIQFLFPYPVLFAFGLIVSCIGWILLGSLGRRYATIAYGCLVISVYSMLGVHLFDQWYVQPTLLVAGAAWYGLISTISFLLFPVRQVQDKLSQCYSSLGDFLFAKSNLFDVDMTPDSYQQSMIELSMENGRLIGIYNEMKTALLTRLKGDRGQKDTRRSLQYYFVAQDIHERADSAHIDYQKLAKIFEHSDILFRFQRILSIQGKACKDLSESILNREIYQHNHRFKHAFENLKYSLERLRKDPQYDQVWVNALFSLYQNLKSVDAQLRNLETERNISADKTRHIEHQLKDDDLKGWDDIVIRIKQNLSPESVLFRHAIRVSIVLFIGYIFVQLTGIEYGYWILLTALFVSQPNFNATKRRLRLRITGTLSGIIIGYAILYFVPSIEGQLVILILSGVLFFELRSKQYAQATAFITILALINFNLDGLGFAAAFPRMLDTLIGCALAWFGVSFIFPDWKFRRLPRTIRRSLTAQCDYLAEVIEQYKHGRNNGLKYRIVRRAAHNTDAEVASLISTLATEPDFDPVQKTHAFEFLCLNHTLISYIAALGAHREKIEDTEVLQLLDQAFEDIKGALLNDEVPDLSAQNMLQTIRQQLSQNHTEDQKSLIILQQLSLMLGILNQLSQLKQNLSHERDLDATEFASL
- a CDS encoding YcxB family protein, which translates into the protein MTTKTQYAYTLQPVSYEVSEEEQRNAQLVLSRSNYKIGNKAWMIMGAVVALALLGLIFIKNYSTVFCWVALVCVAIYFLVRKFGIEWYVKRKIKEVPVQEIKGIRLGVQPHGLSMQQQVGMQQGTMTVGWKDIYEWYNTPEFILVNFKVKGQQGAYILPKRMDSKNFPFTTIRKHLKETVGEPKQA
- a CDS encoding PepSY domain-containing protein, which translates into the protein MLKKIFFQIHWFLGITAGLILSIMGVTGAIYSYEQPIQKWMNPASYTVQAESHAKLSPAQIYQHFQTTQPEMKINSITIASSPTESSSINIEKEGARKGYNMMINPYSAEILPEIKGRDFFQFIQQLHRNLTVGPVGKQITGACTLILIFFVLSGLYLRWPKKHSIKQWLAVKPKLKGRNFLWDLHAVAGTWVIIFYLMLACTGLYWSYDWWRNGMFAVLGVEKPQAEMQAKGGKENKKADQHKQQNHEKDKKGLQPEQISYALTQSWTGFNAQIQRPYSTLTLNIPKKSDGNVELSFVDAVPQHERARNKATYNYQSSSVQKIELYEDKQLNEKIMSSMLPVHRGSFFGPVYQFLAAVAALIMPLFFVTGWMLYLKRRKQKKLTLAARNSSAAVMVDPDAKAWLIAYATQTGVSEQLAWRTATSLQEARQPVTVKSVQHLTADDLKNTQQLLIIASTYGTGEAPDLASGFVRKVMNQSVDLSHLQYAVLALGSKEYADTFCSFGHSIDQWLSQQGASAFFPAIEVDNASPEAIQQWNLALAKVSKLELQSMQISKTFDPWILKQRTLLNPDSLGAPAFNIELMPQHEVSWQAGDIAEIQPGNSAERIQQFMLRYQISSGQMVEPLNISIEQALWDKDLTVEIEPFANMEHLLEQLPALPSREYSIASIPAQQILRLVVRQQPDSQGNTGLGSGWLTQHAAVNQPVALRIRTNESFHLIHDNRPVILIGNGTGIAGLMSLLSARIRADYTDNWLIFGERQREHDFFYQSTIEAWQTTGMLKHLDLAFSRDQDEKIYVHHKLREQAAELKQWIDQDAVIYVCGSINGMASDVDQALIDILGAPLVDQLRNDGRYRRDVY